In one Nocardioides luteus genomic region, the following are encoded:
- a CDS encoding glutamyl-tRNA reductase: MSVLVVGISHNSAPVSLLEAASVDADGLQKLLTDVAGCEHVSEAAVIATCNRLEIYTEVDRFHGSVEELSRRIIEGAGQTLETMLPHLYVHYDDGAVSHLFKVAAGLDSMAVGEGQILGQARAALQLGQEMGTVGPALNSLFQQALRVGKRSRAETDIDRAAPSLVTASLVRAARAVGDVRGKRVAVVGAGAMAGLATATVSRMEAADVVVVNRTTANAERLAKEYAARAASLDKLAEEVAAADIVITCAGASGLLVPADMVGDRSGHPVALIDLALPHDIDPEAASLPGVTLIDLAALADELHASPAGKEVLAVRDIVTQEVAAFLSARRQSAVTPTVVALRSMATGVVDAEMERLDNKLPDLDEATRAEVLRTVRRVADKLLHEPTVRVKELANETGAVSYAAALAELFALDQNAVSAVTRADVPSSGGLDKLDHRNLGDLS; this comes from the coding sequence ATGAGTGTTCTGGTGGTCGGAATCTCCCACAACTCTGCGCCGGTCTCGCTGCTCGAGGCGGCGTCGGTGGACGCGGACGGTCTGCAGAAGCTCCTCACCGACGTGGCTGGTTGTGAGCACGTCAGCGAGGCAGCGGTCATCGCGACCTGCAACCGCCTCGAGATCTACACCGAGGTGGATCGCTTCCACGGCTCCGTCGAGGAGCTCTCCCGCCGCATCATCGAGGGCGCCGGCCAGACGCTCGAGACGATGCTGCCGCACCTCTACGTCCACTACGACGACGGCGCCGTCTCCCACCTGTTCAAGGTGGCCGCCGGGCTCGACTCGATGGCCGTGGGCGAGGGGCAGATCCTCGGTCAGGCCCGCGCCGCCCTGCAGCTCGGCCAGGAGATGGGCACGGTCGGACCGGCGCTCAACAGCCTGTTCCAGCAGGCGCTCCGGGTCGGCAAGCGCTCGCGCGCGGAGACCGACATCGACCGGGCCGCGCCGTCGCTGGTGACCGCGTCGCTGGTCCGTGCGGCCCGAGCCGTGGGTGACGTACGCGGCAAGCGGGTCGCCGTCGTCGGCGCCGGTGCGATGGCCGGGCTGGCCACCGCGACCGTCTCCCGGATGGAGGCCGCCGACGTCGTCGTGGTCAACCGCACCACGGCCAACGCCGAGCGCCTCGCCAAGGAGTACGCCGCACGCGCCGCCTCCCTCGACAAGCTGGCCGAGGAGGTCGCGGCCGCCGACATCGTGATCACCTGCGCGGGCGCCAGCGGGCTGCTCGTCCCGGCGGACATGGTCGGCGACCGCAGCGGCCACCCGGTCGCGCTGATCGATCTGGCCCTGCCCCACGACATCGACCCGGAGGCGGCGTCGCTCCCGGGTGTGACGCTGATCGACCTGGCCGCCCTCGCCGACGAGCTGCACGCCTCGCCCGCCGGCAAGGAGGTGCTCGCGGTCCGCGACATCGTCACCCAGGAGGTCGCGGCCTTCCTGAGCGCCCGTCGGCAGTCGGCCGTCACGCCGACCGTCGTCGCGCTGCGGAGCATGGCCACCGGCGTCGTCGACGCCGAGATGGAGCGCCTCGACAACAAGCTCCCCGACCTCGACGAGGCCACCAGGGCGGAGGTCCTCCGGACCGTACGCCGCGTGGCCGACAAGCTTCTCCACGAGCCGACCGTCCGGGTCAAGGAGCTCGCGAACGAGACCGGCGCGGTGTCCTACGCCGCGGCTCTCGCCGAGCTCTTCGCGCTCGACCAGAACGCGGTCTCGGCCGTCACCCGGGCCGACGTGCCTTCGTCAGGTGGACTCGACAAGCTCGACCACCGGAATCTTGGTGATCTCTCATGA
- a CDS encoding redox-sensing transcriptional repressor Rex: MTARSTNTGEGSGAQDPHRDIPEATVARLPVYLRALTSLAERNIASCSSEELATAAGVNSAKLRKDLSYLGSYGTRGVGYDVDYLSYQIAREIGVTHDWPVIIVGIGNLGQALANFSGFSSRGFRTVALLDAAEQMQGRTVAGLEVRPFADLAEIVAAEQVSIGVISVPATAAQDVADAMVAAGISSILNFAPAVLNVPPGVDVRKVDLSIELQILAYHESRKAAEADETVDNGSEEGITA; encoded by the coding sequence GTGACGGCACGGAGTACGAATACGGGCGAGGGCAGCGGTGCCCAGGACCCCCACCGGGACATCCCCGAGGCGACAGTCGCCCGGCTCCCGGTCTACCTCCGGGCACTGACCTCGCTCGCCGAGCGCAACATCGCCTCGTGCTCCTCCGAGGAGCTCGCGACGGCCGCCGGGGTCAACTCGGCCAAGCTGCGCAAGGACCTCTCCTACCTGGGCTCCTACGGCACCCGTGGGGTCGGCTACGACGTCGACTACCTGAGCTACCAGATCGCCCGTGAGATCGGTGTCACCCACGACTGGCCGGTCATCATCGTCGGTATCGGAAACCTCGGTCAGGCGCTGGCCAACTTCTCCGGCTTCAGCAGCCGCGGCTTCCGCACCGTGGCGCTCCTGGACGCCGCCGAGCAGATGCAGGGCCGCACGGTCGCCGGGCTCGAGGTCCGGCCGTTCGCCGACCTGGCCGAGATCGTCGCGGCCGAGCAGGTCTCCATCGGGGTCATCTCGGTGCCGGCGACCGCCGCCCAGGACGTCGCCGACGCGATGGTCGCAGCCGGCATCAGCAGCATCCTCAACTTCGCGCCCGCGGTGCTCAACGTGCCGCCGGGTGTCGACGTACGCAAGGTCGATCTCTCGATCGAGCTGCAGATCCTCGCGTATCACGAGTCGCGCAAGGCTGCAGAGGCAGACGAGACGGTGGACAATGGTTCCGAGGAAGGGATTACCGCATGA
- a CDS encoding glutaredoxin family protein codes for MEPRVTFYSRQGCHLCDEARLVVEKVVGDDYTEVDIDADAELRERFTNEVPVTYVDGKQHDFWRVSEERLRAALARSPE; via the coding sequence ATGGAACCGCGTGTGACCTTCTACTCCCGTCAGGGCTGCCATCTGTGCGACGAGGCGAGGCTGGTCGTCGAGAAGGTGGTCGGGGACGACTACACCGAGGTCGACATCGACGCCGACGCCGAGCTGCGCGAGCGCTTCACGAACGAGGTCCCGGTGACGTACGTCGACGGGAAGCAGCACGACTTCTGGCGTGTCTCCGAGGAGCGGCTGAGGGCAGCGCTGGCGCGCTCCCCAGAATAA
- a CDS encoding HAD family hydrolase: MSSASDRRRAELRRKDLKRRSALAGEASAAAAEIEAWLYPAGGDPTAAAFFDVDNTIMQGATIFHLARGLHRRKFFRTRDIASAAYKQAYFRVAGVEDPAHMESARSSALSFIRGHRAEEVESLMEEIFDEGMAHRIWPGTRALAQTHIDQGQRVWLVTAAPVEAARVIAKRLGLTGALGTVAATEDGVYTGELVGEMLHGPAKAEAVKAIAARENLDLSRCAAYSDSYNDLPMLSLVGHPCAINPDARLRAHAREKGWPIRDYRTGRKAARAGVVTAALGGAATGAIAVAIALRGRRE, from the coding sequence ATGAGCAGCGCCAGCGACCGCCGCCGCGCCGAGCTGCGGCGAAAAGACCTCAAACGCCGCTCGGCTCTCGCCGGCGAGGCATCGGCCGCGGCCGCGGAGATCGAAGCCTGGCTCTACCCCGCAGGCGGAGACCCGACGGCGGCCGCCTTCTTCGACGTGGACAACACGATCATGCAGGGCGCGACGATCTTCCATCTCGCGCGCGGCCTGCATCGGCGCAAGTTCTTCCGTACGCGGGACATCGCCTCGGCCGCGTACAAGCAGGCCTACTTCCGGGTGGCAGGGGTCGAGGACCCGGCTCACATGGAGTCGGCGCGCTCGTCGGCGCTCTCGTTCATCCGCGGCCACCGCGCCGAGGAGGTCGAGAGCCTGATGGAGGAGATCTTCGACGAGGGCATGGCCCACCGGATCTGGCCCGGCACCCGGGCGCTCGCACAGACCCACATCGACCAGGGACAGCGGGTGTGGCTGGTGACCGCGGCGCCCGTCGAGGCCGCCCGGGTCATCGCCAAGCGGCTCGGGCTCACCGGCGCCCTCGGCACGGTGGCGGCCACCGAGGACGGTGTCTACACCGGCGAGCTGGTCGGCGAGATGCTGCACGGACCGGCCAAGGCGGAGGCGGTCAAGGCGATCGCCGCGCGCGAGAATCTCGACCTGTCTCGCTGTGCGGCCTACTCCGACTCCTACAACGATCTGCCGATGCTCTCGCTGGTCGGACACCCGTGCGCCATCAACCCGGACGCGCGCCTGCGCGCCCACGCGCGCGAGAAGGGCTGGCCGATCCGGGACTACCGCACCGGGCGCAAGGCCGCCCGTGCCGGCGTGGTGACCGCGGCGCTGGGTGGTGCCGCCACCGGGGCGATCGCGGTGGCGATCGCACTGCGCGGACGACGGGAGTGA
- a CDS encoding sigma-70 family RNA polymerase sigma factor produces MDALRAAVALLMNEGYEPAYAGVAGATGPFAEPERRGSGGTHETKPRSDNEPDDDTELAASSEETEADRTRLIALVELARKGDKEAFGLLYDHYHGAVYRFLFYRTRSTQVAEDLTSETFFRALRSMTGFRWQGKDFGAWLMTIARNLATDHFKAGRTRLEMTTEDMGLHDSAADGPEKIVMAGITNEMLLGALSKLPDEQRDCIIMRFLQGLSIAETAAILGRSDGAVKQLQLRGIRNLAKQMPDGIR; encoded by the coding sequence TTGGATGCGCTGCGTGCTGCGGTCGCACTCCTGATGAACGAGGGCTACGAACCCGCCTACGCGGGTGTGGCAGGTGCCACCGGTCCGTTCGCCGAGCCCGAGCGTCGCGGCTCGGGCGGCACCCACGAGACGAAGCCGCGCTCGGACAACGAGCCCGACGACGACACCGAGCTCGCCGCCTCCTCGGAGGAGACCGAGGCCGACCGCACCCGGCTGATCGCGCTGGTCGAGCTCGCCCGCAAGGGCGACAAGGAGGCGTTCGGCCTCCTCTACGACCACTACCACGGCGCGGTCTACCGGTTCCTCTTCTACCGGACCCGCTCCACCCAGGTCGCCGAGGACCTCACCTCGGAGACCTTCTTCCGGGCGCTGCGCTCGATGACCGGCTTCCGCTGGCAGGGCAAGGACTTCGGCGCCTGGCTGATGACCATCGCCCGCAACCTGGCCACCGATCACTTCAAGGCGGGACGTACGCGCCTGGAGATGACGACCGAGGACATGGGTCTGCACGACTCCGCGGCCGACGGTCCCGAGAAGATCGTGATGGCCGGGATCACCAACGAGATGCTGCTCGGCGCACTCTCCAAGCTTCCCGACGAGCAGCGCGACTGCATCATCATGCGTTTCCTCCAAGGGCTGTCCATTGCCGAGACAGCGGCTATCCTCGGACGCAGCGACGGAGCCGTGAAACAGCTCCAGCTGCGCGGGATCCGCAATCTCGCGAAGCAGATGCCTGACGGGATCCGCTGA
- a CDS encoding DUF5667 domain-containing protein produces MSPAFPARKRADEFDRMVAAYSATDRRSSHSADELRDLAALASSLSALSDSAVPRRDFSVSLRERLMEAADTELVPAPRMEKTVERKLTVGSVRRPRRQRNLAVALAAMAIVGGTAGAAAASQTALPGDSLYPVKRAVENVSAGFTVSTQARGIRILEDAGTRLREAKSLVAEAPLTDSERVTTTLETFSRQAAHGSDLLISDFEKSQDNDSLAQLRTFAADGVEELAELSPQVPEGAEPAVSDAAQTLVLIDQAAAQLCPTCEGGITELPATLVSSLTSEIDGLLPADTVVEAEALPPLSPDDNALDLPSIDPDKIGPGSVTDPKDEKDDDQEQPSEAPEDDGSILPTPTPSDGGPSEEPDTDTGTVTDPVTGLVTGVTGLVGDVLAGATGLLTP; encoded by the coding sequence ATGAGCCCGGCGTTTCCGGCGCGAAAGCGCGCCGACGAGTTCGACCGAATGGTCGCGGCGTACTCCGCGACCGATCGGCGATCCTCGCATTCTGCCGACGAGCTTCGCGATCTGGCAGCCCTCGCTTCGTCGCTCTCCGCTCTCAGCGACTCCGCCGTGCCCCGCCGCGACTTCTCCGTCTCGCTCCGTGAGCGCCTCATGGAGGCTGCCGACACCGAGCTCGTGCCGGCGCCGCGCATGGAGAAGACCGTCGAGCGCAAGCTCACCGTCGGATCCGTACGCAGGCCGCGCCGGCAGCGCAACCTGGCCGTCGCCCTCGCCGCGATGGCGATCGTCGGTGGCACCGCAGGCGCCGCCGCGGCGTCGCAGACCGCTCTTCCGGGGGACTCGCTCTACCCGGTCAAGCGTGCCGTCGAGAACGTCTCCGCCGGATTCACGGTCAGCACCCAGGCCCGCGGCATCCGGATCCTCGAGGACGCCGGCACCCGCCTGCGCGAGGCCAAGTCGCTGGTCGCCGAGGCGCCGCTGACCGACTCCGAGCGGGTCACCACGACCCTCGAGACCTTCTCGCGACAGGCCGCCCACGGCTCCGACCTGCTGATCAGCGACTTCGAGAAGTCCCAGGACAACGACTCGCTCGCCCAGCTGCGTACGTTCGCGGCCGATGGCGTCGAGGAGCTGGCCGAGCTGAGCCCGCAGGTCCCCGAGGGCGCCGAGCCGGCGGTCTCCGACGCCGCCCAGACGCTCGTGCTGATCGACCAGGCCGCCGCCCAGCTCTGCCCCACTTGCGAGGGTGGCATCACCGAGCTCCCTGCGACGCTGGTCTCCAGCCTCACCTCCGAGATCGACGGGCTGCTTCCGGCCGACACCGTCGTCGAGGCCGAGGCGCTGCCGCCGCTCAGCCCGGACGACAACGCCCTCGACCTGCCCTCCATCGATCCCGACAAGATCGGTCCCGGCTCGGTGACCGACCCGAAGGACGAGAAGGACGACGACCAGGAGCAGCCCTCCGAGGCTCCCGAGGACGACGGCAGCATCCTGCCCACGCCGACGCCCTCCGACGGCGGTCCGTCCGAGGAGCCCGACACCGACACCGGCACCGTGACGGACCCCGTCACCGGCCTGGTCACCGGCGTCACCGGCCTGGTCGGCGACGTGCTCGCCGGCGCCACCGGCCTGCTCACCCCGTAG
- a CDS encoding lysophospholipid acyltransferase family protein produces the protein MTESAAQGFIGATTRERHPLRAIPAADWAAALESAAKEVFGAEWEEQLARFIVFLRRRISGEYSVDEYGFDRELTQRFLLAVLRPIKEKWFRVEVRGIENIPADGGALIVSNHSGTIPMDGLMTMVSIHDELGRNLRPLGADLVFRMPIVGNIARKAGATLACSEDAERMLRNGELVGVWPEGFKGIGKPYSERYKLQRFGRGGFVSSALRTGVPIVPLSVVGAEEIYPLVGNIPALAKVLGVPYLPITPFFPLLGPLGLIPLPSKWLIEFGEPIRTDAYDASEADDPMLVFNVTDQVRETIQQTLYRLLGERASVFG, from the coding sequence GTGACTGAGTCCGCCGCCCAGGGTTTCATCGGCGCCACCACACGCGAGCGACACCCGTTGCGGGCGATCCCTGCGGCCGACTGGGCCGCGGCTCTGGAGAGCGCCGCCAAGGAGGTCTTCGGGGCCGAGTGGGAGGAGCAGCTGGCTCGGTTCATCGTGTTCCTGCGGCGCCGGATCTCGGGCGAATACTCGGTCGACGAATACGGCTTCGACCGCGAGCTCACCCAGCGCTTCCTCCTGGCCGTGCTGCGGCCGATCAAGGAGAAGTGGTTCCGGGTCGAGGTGCGCGGCATCGAGAACATCCCGGCGGACGGCGGCGCCCTGATCGTCTCCAACCACTCCGGCACGATCCCGATGGACGGCCTGATGACCATGGTCTCCATCCATGACGAGCTCGGACGCAACCTGCGGCCGCTCGGCGCCGATCTGGTCTTCCGGATGCCGATCGTCGGCAACATCGCCCGCAAGGCGGGTGCCACCCTGGCCTGCAGCGAGGACGCCGAGCGGATGCTCCGCAACGGCGAGCTCGTCGGCGTCTGGCCGGAGGGCTTCAAGGGCATCGGCAAGCCCTACAGCGAGCGCTACAAGCTGCAGCGCTTCGGCCGTGGCGGCTTCGTGTCCTCGGCGCTGCGCACCGGTGTCCCGATCGTCCCGCTCTCCGTCGTCGGCGCCGAGGAGATCTACCCGCTCGTCGGCAACATCCCGGCCCTCGCCAAGGTCCTCGGCGTGCCCTACCTGCCGATCACGCCGTTCTTCCCGCTTCTCGGGCCGCTGGGGCTCATCCCGCTCCCGTCGAAGTGGCTCATCGAGTTCGGCGAGCCGATCCGCACCGATGCGTACGACGCCTCGGAGGCCGACGACCCGATGCTGGTCTTCAACGTCACCGACCAGGTGCGCGAGACGATCCAGCAGACCCTCTACCGCCTGCTGGGCGAGCGCGCCTCCGTCTTCGGCTGA
- a CDS encoding NAD-dependent epimerase/dehydratase family protein: MAERTGPGRVLLVTGVSRDLGRRFARAAARHPNVERVIGVDVAPPRGDIGKVGFVRADIRNPVIAKVIAKEEVDTVVHLSVIATPGTTGGRSTMKELNVIGTMQLLAACQTAPSLRQVVVKSTTQVYGASSRDPAMFTESMEPRRTPSSGYARDVADIESYVRGFARRRPDVAVTVLRCANVLGPRVISPIASHFRRTVVPNVLGFDPRLQFLHEQDLYGVLEHAVRTGVPGTFNVAGDGVLTHSQVARRLQRMTVPIPEPLFGLARFGGGEYPAELRALLTYGRGVDTSRMRSLLGFEPRYTTEETVVDFADSVMPSANRADRALAALESRLTGAPGD; the protein is encoded by the coding sequence GTGGCGGAACGCACCGGACCCGGTCGGGTCCTCCTGGTCACCGGGGTCTCGCGTGACCTCGGGCGCCGTTTCGCGCGCGCTGCCGCCCGCCACCCGAACGTCGAGCGGGTGATCGGCGTCGATGTCGCCCCGCCACGCGGGGACATCGGCAAGGTCGGATTCGTCCGAGCCGACATCCGCAACCCGGTGATCGCCAAGGTGATCGCCAAGGAGGAGGTCGACACCGTCGTCCACCTCAGCGTCATCGCGACCCCCGGCACCACCGGGGGTCGTTCGACGATGAAGGAGCTCAACGTCATCGGGACGATGCAGCTCCTCGCGGCGTGCCAGACCGCGCCGTCCCTGCGCCAGGTCGTGGTGAAGTCGACGACCCAGGTCTACGGGGCGAGCAGCCGCGACCCGGCGATGTTCACCGAGTCGATGGAGCCGCGGCGCACCCCGTCCTCCGGCTATGCCCGCGACGTGGCCGACATCGAGTCCTACGTGCGCGGCTTCGCCCGGCGCCGTCCCGACGTGGCCGTCACGGTGCTGCGCTGCGCCAACGTCCTCGGACCGCGGGTGATCAGCCCGATCGCGTCCCACTTCCGGCGCACGGTCGTGCCCAACGTGCTCGGCTTCGACCCGCGCCTGCAGTTCCTTCACGAGCAGGACCTCTACGGCGTCCTCGAGCATGCCGTACGCACCGGGGTGCCCGGCACCTTCAACGTCGCCGGCGACGGCGTGCTGACCCATTCCCAGGTCGCCCGGCGACTGCAGCGGATGACCGTGCCGATCCCCGAGCCGCTGTTCGGCCTGGCGAGGTTCGGCGGCGGCGAGTATCCCGCCGAGCTGCGCGCGCTGCTGACCTACGGCCGCGGCGTCGACACCTCGCGGATGCGCTCCCTGCTGGGCTTCGAACCCCGATACACCACCGAGGAGACGGTCGTAGACTTTGCGGACAGCGTGATGCCGTCCGCCAACCGTGCCGACCGCGCGCTGGCCGCCTTGGAGAGCCGACTGACAGGAGCGCCCGGTGACTGA
- a CDS encoding 30S ribosomal protein bS22, with protein sequence MGSVIKKRRKRMAKKKHRKLLKKTRVQRRKLGK encoded by the coding sequence GTGGGTTCTGTCATCAAGAAGCGTCGCAAGCGCATGGCGAAGAAGAAGCACCGCAAGCTGCTCAAGAAGACTCGCGTCCAGCGCCGCAAGCTCGGCAAGTGA
- a CDS encoding helix-turn-helix domain-containing protein produces MVTPSGDISDSKFLTVAEVASMMRVSKMTVYRLVHSGELPAVRVGRSFRVREDDANEYLKSSFYNAG; encoded by the coding sequence ATGGTTACTCCTTCTGGAGACATCTCTGACAGCAAGTTCCTGACCGTGGCCGAGGTTGCGTCGATGATGCGCGTCTCCAAGATGACGGTCTACCGGTTGGTTCACTCGGGCGAGCTGCCTGCGGTACGTGTCGGTCGTTCCTTCCGAGTTCGGGAGGACGACGCGAACGAATACCTCAAGAGCTCGTTCTACAACGCGGGCTAG
- a CDS encoding acetoin utilization protein AcuC, which yields MTTPPTAAPTAGPNTCQGHSTVVYDESLADYDFGPTHPMAPIRVDLTMRLAGELGVLDHLKVVEAPMGTPEQLLTIHDESYIEAVIRAGRSGESDLAHGLGTEDDPVFPHIHDASAHIVGASIEACRQVYSGESLHSANIMGGLHHAMRGRAAGFCIYNDVAAGIQWLLDQGVKKVAYVDVDVHHGDGVERAFWNDPRVLTISLHETGQLLFPGTGFAEEVGGPEAEGSAVNVALPPGTADHGWLRAFHAVVPDLIREFQPEILVTQQGCDSHTDDPLADLALSVDGQRAAYVALHELAHEVCAGKWVAFGGGGYAVVDVVPRAWTHLLALVSGNPLEPTLDVPGGWREHVQTRLGRVAPLRMTDGREPAYRDWGSGYDPGTWLDRQVHATRTAVFPLHGLDPMP from the coding sequence ATGACGACTCCGCCGACCGCTGCGCCGACCGCAGGACCCAACACCTGCCAGGGGCACTCGACGGTCGTCTACGACGAGAGCCTGGCCGACTACGACTTCGGCCCGACGCACCCGATGGCGCCGATCCGGGTGGACCTGACGATGCGCCTGGCCGGCGAGCTCGGAGTGCTCGACCACCTGAAGGTCGTCGAGGCGCCGATGGGCACCCCGGAGCAGCTGCTCACGATCCACGACGAGAGCTACATCGAGGCGGTCATCCGGGCCGGCAGGAGCGGTGAGTCGGATCTCGCCCACGGCCTGGGCACGGAGGACGACCCGGTCTTCCCGCACATCCACGACGCCAGCGCCCACATCGTCGGCGCGAGCATCGAGGCCTGCCGCCAGGTCTACTCCGGCGAGAGCCTCCACAGCGCCAACATCATGGGCGGCCTCCACCACGCGATGCGTGGACGCGCGGCCGGGTTCTGCATCTACAACGACGTCGCCGCCGGCATCCAGTGGCTCCTCGACCAGGGCGTCAAGAAGGTCGCCTACGTCGACGTGGACGTGCACCACGGGGACGGGGTCGAGCGGGCCTTCTGGAACGACCCGCGGGTCCTGACGATCTCGCTCCACGAGACCGGGCAGCTGCTCTTCCCCGGCACCGGCTTCGCCGAGGAGGTCGGTGGTCCCGAGGCCGAGGGGAGCGCCGTCAACGTCGCGCTGCCGCCGGGAACGGCCGACCACGGCTGGCTGCGCGCCTTCCACGCCGTCGTGCCGGACCTGATCCGGGAGTTCCAGCCGGAGATCCTGGTGACCCAGCAGGGCTGCGACTCCCACACCGACGACCCCCTCGCCGACCTCGCCCTCAGCGTGGACGGCCAGCGGGCTGCGTACGTCGCGCTGCACGAGCTCGCCCACGAGGTGTGTGCGGGCAAGTGGGTGGCGTTCGGCGGCGGCGGATATGCCGTGGTCGACGTGGTGCCACGCGCGTGGACCCACCTTCTTGCGCTAGTCTCGGGTAATCCCTTGGAGCCGACGCTCGACGTGCCAGGTGGCTGGCGCGAGCACGTGCAGACGCGCCTCGGGAGGGTCGCACCGTTGCGTATGACGGACGGGCGTGAACCGGCCTACCGCGACTGGGGAAGCGGGTATGACCCCGGCACGTGGCTGGACCGGCAGGTCCACGCGACTCGCACAGCGGTGTTCCCGCTGCACGGACTGGACCCGATGCCGTAG
- the trpS gene encoding tryptophan--tRNA ligase codes for MTKRLSLITPSGRLTLGNLLGALRPMAASADSSAFYGLSDLHALTLPHEPSVLRTRTEEMALLLMASGLEPATLFIQSHVPAHRSLSYLLECVAHTGELGRMIQFKEKSRRVGASVRASLFTYPVLMAADILLYGASEVPVGDDQRQHVELARDIAVRFNTTYGRVFAVPQAVHPAAGARIMDLADPTRKMSKSAGDEHPGSIFLLDDPDAVRRKVARAVTDSAGDVSRDPSRPGVTNLIDILEACGGSAAGLSGYGALKAAVTDAVVAELEPIQKRYRELAADRAYVTQVYAAGAERCREVTAPVLAAAEAAIGLA; via the coding sequence ATGACCAAGCGACTCTCCCTCATCACTCCCTCCGGCCGGCTGACCCTCGGCAACCTGCTCGGAGCGCTGCGGCCCATGGCCGCCTCCGCCGACTCCTCGGCCTTCTACGGGCTCTCCGACCTGCACGCACTCACGCTGCCGCACGAACCGTCGGTGCTGCGTACGCGGACGGAGGAGATGGCCCTCCTCCTGATGGCCTCGGGGCTCGAACCGGCGACGTTGTTCATCCAGTCGCACGTCCCCGCGCACCGGTCGCTCAGCTATCTGCTCGAGTGCGTCGCGCACACCGGCGAGCTGGGGCGGATGATCCAGTTCAAGGAGAAGTCACGCCGCGTCGGGGCATCGGTGCGCGCCTCGCTGTTCACCTATCCGGTGCTGATGGCCGCCGACATCCTGCTCTACGGCGCGTCCGAGGTGCCGGTGGGCGACGACCAGCGTCAGCACGTCGAGCTCGCCCGCGACATCGCCGTGCGGTTCAACACGACGTACGGCCGGGTCTTCGCGGTCCCGCAGGCGGTGCATCCTGCGGCCGGGGCCCGGATCATGGATCTGGCCGACCCGACGCGCAAGATGTCGAAGTCGGCCGGCGACGAGCACCCGGGCTCGATCTTCCTGCTGGACGATCCCGATGCCGTACGCCGCAAGGTGGCTCGTGCGGTCACCGACTCAGCCGGGGACGTCTCCCGGGATCCGTCACGGCCGGGGGTGACCAATCTGATCGACATCCTCGAGGCGTGTGGCGGTTCCGCTGCCGGCCTGTCGGGCTACGGCGCTCTGAAGGCGGCGGTCACCGACGCCGTCGTCGCCGAGCTCGAGCCGATCCAGAAGCGCTACCGCGAGCTCGCCGCCGACCGGGCGTACGTCACGCAGGTCTACGCCGCGGGAGCCGAGCGGTGCCGCGAGGTGACCGCTCCGGTCCTGGCCGCCGCGGAGGCGGCTATCGGGCTGGCCTGA